The sequence TTTGCCCTCACCCACCATGCATCTGTCGCAAAGATTATTGAAATTGGTATTAGAAAAAACAATGCAACGATAGATCTTTATAGAGAAGTTACCATGGAATATTTCTACAGGATTTAACTGTATCGTGATGAATGCGAAATCATATTACATTTTGCTAGCCTACGAAATCCCCGACTTCGCCGAGAAGTCGGGGGTTTGATTCCCTTCACATCTAAAAATTAACTCTCTTGAATATCTGCCGTTGATTCTCCACTGCTCGTAGTTGCAGTTTCAGGATCTGGAAAGACGAACCGCAACAGGGGAGGAGCTAGAAAAGTTGTTAAGATTACCATCATGATGATTGCTGCTCCTAGGGGTTTGGAGAGCGCACCGCTAGCAGCACCAACGCCAGCGAACACTAACCCAACTTCACCTCTGGGAATCATTCCCACACCAATTGCTAAACGGTTAATTCCTGGTTGACCAAAGACTGATAAGCCTGTTACCACCTTACCAATAATAGCTACTGTAATCAGGAAAATAGCCATGACTAAACCTTCTTGATTGCTGGGAATTGCTGGATTCAATACTCCTAAATCAGTTTTTGCACCGACAGTGACGAAGAAAATGGGCACTAACATATCCGCAATGGGAATAACTTGTTTTTGCAGTTCCTTGCGTTTATCTGTCTCCTCCAAAACTAAACCAGCAGCAAATGCACCGAGAATCGCTTCTAATTGGATGGCTGCGGCTAGATATGCCATGACAAAGGCGAAGATGAATGCGGGGATGACTAACTCGCCTCGTGTCTTGAGCACATTCACAACTTTGACAAAGGCTTGATTAAACACATTACCTAACAAAATCGCGCCCAGCAAGAAGGCTGTAGCGCTCACAATCAGATAGATGACTTTATATACATCTACCTCACCGTCTTTTGCTAGACTGGCTACCACTGCTAAAACGATGATTCCCAGAACGTCGTCAATGATAGCTGCACCTAAAATAATCTGTCCTTCTCTGGAATTGAGCCGTCCTATTTCTGATAACACCTTGGATGTAATGCCGATACTGGTAGCAGTTAAAGCTGCTCCCGCAAAAATTGCTGGGACAGCACTGATCCCAAATAAGGTCATTAAGCCGATAGTACCCGCAGCAAAGGGTGTAACTACTCCCACCACCGCTACTACAAATGCTTGTGGGCCTACTGCCATTAAGTCCTTTAAGTTAGACTCTAAACCAATTTCAAACAGCAGGATGATCACACCCAGTTCTGCTAAAACTGAAATCACCTCAGATTGAGCTACAAAAACTCCTTGTGCAGCTTGTGGACTTAATCCACCTGTACTCTGCAAAAATGAAATAATCACGGAACTGGAACTGTCTGTTCCACCTTCTGGAAACACCAAAAGATGCAAAACGGATAGCCCGACTAATACACCAGCTACAAGTTCACCTAACACAGGTGGTAAACCAAGGCGATTCGATAACTCCCCACCAACTTTGCTAGCGAGGTAAATCACTACTAAACTCAACAGCACAGCTGCGATTACCATTGAATTGTCCACTGGTGCTGTTGCGGTTGCCAGCAGAGGAAACGAGAAGCCGACCATATCTATAAACTGCATTGGTTGTGTGAAAATCCTTCTCTTTATTTTTACCCCTTTATGGAAAAAGACTATTTGGAGACTTTCCGTAATTTTTTAAGTTACCAAAAATGTAACCGTTGGCGTTTTTGACTGCGGCAGTGTCAAAGTGGAAACATGAATGTCAACTAAAGGCTGAAGTCTGAAGTCTGAAGTCTGAAATTACCTCACTCATATCATTTAAAGGCTGAAGTATGAAGTTTGAAGTCTGAAATTACCTCACTCATATCGTTTCTTCGGTCAATTCCATGACAGCCTATCGACAATTTCATGTATAAACATGGCAGCGCTAAGTGTCAGCGTTGCATGGTGATGCATTGAGATTGCATACCTATGCATTTATGTGGACGATAGGCAATTAAAAATTGTCTGGATATGCTTTGTTAGTAGGATCTGTAAATTCTTTTTTTTAGAGGAGTGCAAATCGTATGCATAGAGCCGCTGTATCTGGTTCTCTATTTCGTGCTGGGAATTTTTGGAAAGTTGTACCTTGGACGCTGGTATTATGCTTAGTTTTTGTCCAACCAGGCTCGGCGCAAGAAAAGGAGAGATTAGCGCGTACACTGAGTGTTAGTGGTCGCGGTGTCGAATCTATTCCCACTACTCTGTCTCAAGTTAATTTGGGGGTGGAGGTGCAAGGTAAAACCGCCGCAGAGGTACAGCAGGAAGCAGCTCGGAGATCATCGGCTGTGGTGGCGTTACTTAAAAGCCGGAATGTTGACAAATTACAAACTACTGGTATTTCTCTCAACCCAGTTTATAGTTACACCAATAATGTGCAACGAATTACTGGGTATGCTGCCAGCAATACTGTCAGCTTTCGTATTGCCACAGAGAAGGCTGGTACACTATTGGATGAAGCCGTGAAAGCGGGAGCATCGCAGATTAGCGGTGTTAGTTTTGTTGCTAGTGATGAAGCGATCGCTAGTGCTCAAAAACAAGCACTCAAAGAAGCTACCCAAGATGCTCGACAGCAGGCTGACGCTGTGTTTAGCGCTCTGGGTTTCCAAGCTAAAGAAGTGGTGAGTATTCAAATTAATAATGCTAGTGCCCCTCCACCACCGATATTACTACAACGAGCTGAGGCCAAAGGAAACGCCGGCAATATTTCTATTACGCCCGTGGTTGGTGGCGAACAACAAGTAGAAGCATCGGTAACGTTGCAAATTAGTTATTAAATTAGGGAATGGGGCAGATTTTGCCAATGCCCCATTTCCAATCTAGAAGTTTTCCGGAGGTAAATCCACACCACCTTCACCATCGCGCTTGGAACCTAACAACTCTAGCTGGTCTACGCGCACAATTGGTGTGGAACGAGTGACGCCAGAATTGCGATCGCTCCAAGTGTCAAATTTCAAGGCACCTTTGATACCAATTAAACTGCCTTTGCGGACATAGTTACCGGCTACTTCCGCTGTTTTATCCCACAGTTCCAGTGTGAACCAATCAGGCTCATCACTGTTGCGCGATCGCCGCTTGACTGCCAGTGTCAGTCTACACTTCACACTACCTGACTCAAAATACTTGATATCCGGGTCGCTGCCTACACGACCAACAAGAGTGATAACATTGATACTCATTTGCATTACCTTTCAGTACAGGCGTATTTCCTAGTTAAGAATCTATGATAACGAATTGTAAAACTCATAAAAATATGTTAATTATTTAACAATATCTTCATGACTAATGATGATACAAATTAGTATAGATATCCTAAAAAATTCTCAGGATATACCTGGACAGTCAAAAAATATCAAAGACGGAAAGACTGAGCCATAGTAATAATCACCTAATTTTACCTAAAAAATAGTTGTCTTTACTGGACTCAGTATAAAAAATTAACAAAATCCAGCACGGTTAACTCTTACCGTTGTAGTCACAAGCATCACAATTAGGGGGCGTAGAGACGCGTGGGTCTTTTTAGGAACTTTCGCTCATCATGGGATATGGGTATCGACCTCGGTACCGCTAATACCCTCGTTTACGTATCTGGTAAAGGTATCGTACTTCAAGAGCCTTCAGTGGTTGCCATTGATCAAAACGAAAAGGTAGCACTGGCAGTTGGAGAAGATGCCAAAAAAATGCTCGGTCGCACACCAGGAAATGTGATTGCCCTGCGCCCTTTGCGCGACGGTGTAATTGCTGACTTTGATACAGCCGAGCTAATGCTCAAAAGCTTTATTCAGCGGGTAAATGAGGGTAAAAGTTTAATTCTACCTCGAATAGTCATCGGTATTCCCAGCGGTGTCACTGGGGTGGAAAGGCGGGCAGTTATGGATGCTGCTTCTCAAGCGGGAGCAAGGGAAGTTTATCTAATTGATGAACCGGTAGCAGCAGCCATTGGCGCGGGATTACCAGTGGAGGAACCCACAGGTAACATGATTATCGATATTGGTGGCGGCACCACAGAAGTAGCTGTACTCAGTCTCCAAGGTACAGTAATTAGCGAATCAGTACGGATTGCGGGAGACGAACTCACTGAAGCCATCATCCAGTATATGAAGAAAGTTCATAACTTGGTGATTGGGGAACGGACTGCAGAAGACATCAAAATTCGGATTGGTTCTGCTTATCCAACTCAGGAAGATGGCGATTCGATGATGGAAGTCCGGGGTTTGCATCTGCTGTCTGGTCTACCACGAACTGTGACCATCAAAGGCCCAGAAATTCGTGAAAGTATGTTGGAACCGTTATCAGTAATAATCGAAGCAGTGAAGCGGACATTAGAACGCACACCGCCAGAACTGGCAGCGGACATTATTGACAGGGGTATTATGTTAGCAGGTGGCGGCGCTTTACTCAAAGGCATAGATACCTTAATTAGCCATGAAACAGGTATTGTCACCCACATAGCAGCTGATCCCTTAAGCTGTGTTGTTTTAGGGACAGGCCGCGTGTTAGAGAACTTCAAGCAACTGGAACGAGTTTTCAGTGGTCGGTCTCGGAATATGTGAGAAAACATACTGATTATTGGGTTCTATTCATACTAGAACCCAATATTTTTAAGTGTAATCAAAAATCTGAAAACAGGGTGAGGAATGGTGACATTACGTAGATGGTGGGATCGGAAAGCTTTACAAGTTGGGTTAATAGCGTTAACTCTGGGTAGCGCCTGGACGCTCAGACAAACTCAAGGCGCCTTGCTGTTAGAGCTTTATCAGGGGATTACCCGACCGTTGCAAATGTTGCAAGCAGGGCCAACTCCTGAAGAACAACTCAGAGATGCACGCGTATTAGAATTGCAAACACGCATAGTAGAGTTAGAAAGTCAAAATAAAAAAATTAAAGATTTATTAAATTACGTAGAACAACAGCCATTGACAGCACGCCCAATTCCCGCAAGAGTGGTGGGGCGTAGCGCTGATCATTGGTGGCAACAGGTTACACTCAATCGGGGTAAAAACTCAGGAATTGAGGAAGGCTTTGTAGTCAAAGCTGAGGGTGGATTGGTGGGCTTGGTCGAGAGCGTCACTCCCAACACTAGCCGCGTGCTGCTCATCAGTGACCTCAAAAGTCAAGTGGGTGTAACAGTTAGTCGCACAGCAGCTAAGGGTGTTTTGCAGGGAGATTCTTCATCCGAGGCGGTGCTAGAGTTTTTAGAAAAAGTTCCCAATGTCAAGGTTGGAGACTTAGTATCCACCTCAACTTATAGTAAAAAGTTTCCGGCTGGTTTGGCAGTAGGCAGAATCAAATCTTTAGATTTAAAGAAACAGCCAACATCAGTAGCGAAAGTAGAGCTGTTTCCTCCTATTCGCTCGCTTGATTGGGTCGCTGTCTATCCCAAACCAGAAGACCCAGAGTTAGAAAATCAAGCAACAATCAAGCTAGAATCGCCAAAACCTAATTAAATTTTTCTAAAGTTCGCAAAGCAATGAAAATTCCTGCATTTGGTAATCGCAGGCAAAAAAAGCCAAAATCTCCAGAGCAAAAATTTCAGATCTCAACGAAGCCACTTGCTAGTTGGCGCCCACAATCACTCCGCCTGTTAGATTTGACAGTGACTGTTGGGTCTGTTTTATTGTGTTTACTGATGTTACCTACCCGTTTACCAGGGATGGAGTTATTAGGCATAGGGCCAAACTGGTTGTTAATTTGGGTAGTGGCTTGGAGTGTGAAACGCACAGTTTGGGCTGGCGCTTTTGCAGGAATAGTTTTGGGATTACTTCAAGATGCGATGACATCTCCTCACCCTAGTCATGCAGTGACTTTAGGTGTGGTGGGAGCGTTAACTAGTTTACTTCAAAAGCAACGTTTTATAGAGGAAGATTTTATTTCTATTGCTTTAATTGTCTTTGCCATGGCAGTAATTGCAGAAACTATTTTTGGTTTGCAATTAACTTTTGCGGCTGATGGCTACGGCGGGCAGAGTCTACGCAAAGCGGAGTATATTTGGACATACTACCAACGTGTGGCTCTAGCTTCTGCCATTCTCAGCAGTCTTTGGGCGCCCATAGTTTATTATCCCTTGAATCGCTGGTGGCAGCAGATCAAGCTGTTAGAGCAATCGTAAAATTATTTAATGAACTAGTTTTCGGGTGTAGCTAGGATGAGGAGAAACACCACCTTGCAATTGCATAACCCACCCTAGGGGCACAACTACAGTTGTGCCCTTAATTACGAGTATTCAGTATTGTTCAAGCTTTTAGCTGCAATGTTCTATTTTTGAGCCTCAAGGTTCCAGCTTTGAGGTGCAATGTTCTCGTTTTGAGGTAGAACATTCTCGTTTTGAGCCTCAAGGTTCCAGCTTTGAGGTGCAATGTTCTTGTTTTGAGGTAGAACATTCTCGTTTTGAGCCTCAAGGTTCCAGCTTTGAGGTGCAATGTTCTTGTTTTGAGGTAGAACATTCTCGTTTTGAGCCTCAACGTTCCAGCTTTGAGGTGCAATGTTCTTGTTTTGAGGTAGAACATTCTCGTTTTGCTCTGCAACTTCCGCCTTCTGAACTTGAATTATGCACCTTGAGGCACTTCCAATTCAGAAAATACCCAAATCCTAGGAGCACGATACCGATAAGATATATGTTGCACCGAAAGTTTTTGGATACTCTACGCCAAAAAACCTGATAATTGATGCTTCGATGTTCTTTTATAACTGGATTCACCCCAACACTATTTCTATCTCAACATGATGCCAAGACGTTGGTGAGGGCACAACAATGTTGTGCCCCTACGGGAAATCCTTGTCTATCAAGGTTTGTGTGAATTACTATCAACTCTCACTGTAGGAGAGGAGAGCAATAACAGGTAAGTTAAGATCACCAAAAGTAAAACTTGAATATTACTGTTAAAGGATCGCCCAAAAAACAAGCGATCGCATAGACAATATTTAGAGTATTGCCCAAAATTATGGATAATTCCCCAGGGACGCCAGAAGCAGATGCATCTCTACCTGACTCTACTAAAAATACGATTCCCAGTGATTTTGATTTTTGCATGATGCGGCGGTGTTTGGAACTCGCTCGCCGCGCTCTGGGACGCACTTCACCCAATCCGTTGGTGGGGGCTGTAGTTGTCAAAAATGGAGTGATTATTGGGGAAGGGTTTCATCCCCGCGCAGGGGAACCCCATGCGGAAGTTTTTGCTTTGAAAGCGGCGGGTGATGCAGCCCGTGGAGCGACAGTTTATGTTAATCTCGAACCTTGCAATCACTATGGACGCACCCCTCCTTGTTCAGAAGGGTTAATTAAGGCTGGGGTAGCAAAGGTAGTGGTAGGGATGGTTGATCCTAATCCATTAGTTGCTGGTGGTGGTATTGCGCGTTTACGTGCTGCTGGTATAGAAGTATTGGTAGGAGTGGAACAAGAGGCCTGTCAGCGGCTGAATGAAGGATTTGTGCATCGTATTCTTTATCAGCGACCACTGGGAATCTTGAAATATGCCATGACTCTAGATGGTAAGATTGCTACTACTTCTGGTAATAGTACTTGGGTGACAAATCAAGATGCCCGTAGTGAAGTCCATCAACTACGGGCAACCTGTGATGCAGTGATTGTTGGTGGAAATACTGTACGTCAGGATAACCCTTATTTAACGAGTCATCAGGTAGAAGCTCACAACCCTTTACGGGTGGTGATGAGTCGTCAGTTGAATTTGCCGTCAAATGCCCACCTATGGCACACTGCAGAGGCTTCTACTTTGGTGTTGACGGAGGTAGGTAGCTCACCCGATTTTCAAGCAATGTTGCGCCAAAAGGGTGTGGAAGTGGTGGAATTGACGTCACTGACTCCAGAACGGGTCATGACACATTTGTATGAGCGGGGATTTTGTAGCGTTCTGTGGGAATGTGGTGGAACTTTAGCTGCTAGTGCGATCGCTCAAGGCGCAGTTCAAAAAGTTCTCGCTTTCATTGCGCCGAAAATTATTGGCGGTAATCATGCGCCCACACCTGTAGGCGATTTGGGCTTGACTTCGATGACGCAGGCTCTACCATTAGAGCGTGTCCGTTGGCGTGTCGTTGGTTCTGATTGTTTGGTGGAAGGTTATTTATCCCAAACAAAATCATAGTTTTGCAGTTGTCAGCAAACGTCAGCACTGTCGCTCATAAGCCAGCTCGCGGATCAAGGTCAACCGAGATTGGATGTAGTCGCTCAAATAGTCAGTTTCGTTTTGTTCTAAGAACTCTTGGGTGTTGGTTTGCTTGATCAACCACTGCACCAAACTAGCATCGTCTAGTTGCAAGAGGGTTTTAGTATGGGCGGTTTCCACCACCGACCAAAGCCGACGCATAATTTTAGGAGTCATCTGACCTCAATTTAATTATTAGCTTCGCTGTTCTCAGATTACACAATTCCCATGGCAGATCACTGCATGAATGTAGAAGCTGAGATAAGTATTATCAAAAGCTTAATAAAGCGATTTATAACTTTATGTAGGTTAAGGAACAGGAAATTGATTTGGTAAATTCCCCAAAGGCACACAAAGTCAGCCTTGTCAGGAGATTTGATAGGAAGAGTGTAGATATACCTAATACTTGATTATATATACAAATCAGCCAAAATTAACTGGTTTGTGAAGAAATTGCTCAATGCGAAAAAGAATAACAGACACTAATTAAAGCAAATTTATTTCACATGAGGCGACAACGCTAGCTCCACAAATCAGTGAGGGGAATTAGGAAGCAGCACTTTTTGCGTCCTTCCTGATCCCCCTCACCTAATTGGGTAATCCCCAGTCAATTTTTACAAATCAGGAGGTAATAATACTGAATCGATCGCGTGGATGACACCATTTTTAGCTTTGATATCAGCTGTGGTGACTTTAGCGTCATTCACGTTTACACCAGTCGCAGGGTCAACCTTGACATTGATCGCACCACCTTCGATGCTTTTCACCTCACCAGATTTTAAATCCTTGGATAGTACCTGACCACGTACCACATGGTAGGTTAACAGCTTCACCAGTACTTCTTTATTTTCTGGCTTCAACAAGTCTCTAACTGCGTCTGCTGGCAATTTGGCAAATGCCGCATCCGTAGGTGCAAAAATGGTAAAGTTATCGTTTCCTTGCAAAGTTTCCGTCAACCCAGCAGCTTTCAGCGCTTTTGTGAGTGTTGTCAAGGAAGTGTTTGACTCTGCCAATGCTACCAAGTTTTTGCCTTCGGTGTCAGTTGTACCCGCTGCTGGTGCAGTTTCGGTGGGTGTACTGGTTGAGGGAGTTTCTGTAGCTGGTGGATTTGTGGGCGTGACTTCGGGGGTAGGAGCGGGAGCTGGAGCAGCTTCTGCTGGCGCACCACTACCACCACGGTTGTAGGGAGGCTCGTTAAAAATACTGGGACGGGGATTGAGTTTCCCTGGTTTGGACTGCTGTGCTACCAAATTTCGGCTGGGAATCACGCCTTTTGTCGCTTCTGTTGCAGATTCGCCTGGTATATATTGAGTATTTGTCTCAACACGCTGACTGCGGTTGTAAGGAGCTTCACTAAAAATGCTGGGGTTAGGATTGACTACCTCTTTTGCTTGTGATGGGAGAGCAACTACAAGACTGAGGCTGCTGATGCCTACTAAACCTGCAATCTTGGCTAGCAATTGGCTGTAATTTGCCTTCATAAATTTTGCTTGTTTATATCATGCACAGTTTACATAAAGACTTATAGCATTTTGCTACGGACAACATCTAACTTTTATAGTGATAAATTTTGGCATAAACTATGCTGTACAAGAAAAATTTAATCTGGAAAAAATTATCACCGCACCCATGATTAGGTATATTTTGCAATCGAATTCTGCTGGTCAACTAAGTATAATGTTGATTTAGTTATGTAATTATGTCTAATTGGTCGTAAATTTTACCTCAATCTGAGTTATTTTTACTAGAAACTAAATCAATATTTAATCGCTATTTGCCATCCATCATCTGATGTTTGCATCTTCTCCAGCACTGATAAAAGTTGCAAATCAATAGGTTTTATTTTACACAAATTATTTTGCTAATTACAGGTATAAAAGCTGAAAAAATTAGCAATAAATCATCATAATATCAAGTAAAAGTAGTTTTATATACCTGATAATTTCTGTACACATGAGACTAAAACAATTACAGTGATGAGGAAAATTGACAAACCGAAAGGTTAGATTTATTTATAATAAAATATTAGAATAATTTAATTATTTAATATATGAGCCAACAAAAAATATTTTTTGAGTAAACGGGCTAATTTATCTCAAAACTACCAAAAATTAAACTCTGGTGACAGTTAAATCGCCGATAAAGTACCAAAAATTAAGAAAGTCCCAGGAAAAATACGGAAACAGAAGATAGAATTATCAGAGTTACTCGATTAACCAGTTATAGGGCGTGCGACATGCTGGAATTATACCAATGGGAATTATCTCAATACTCGGAAAAAGTCCGGCTAATTCTGGATTATAAAGGGTTGGAGTACCGCAAAATTGAAGTGACACCAGGGATTGGACAGGTAGAACTGTTCCGACTAACTGGTCAAAGACAGGTGCCAGTATTAAAAGATGGCAGTAGGTATATTGCAGATTCTACAGAAATTGCTAAGTATTTAGAATTGCGGTATCCTGACAGACCATTGTTACCGTCAGATCCGAAAAAAAGAGGTTTAGCCCTATTGATGGAAGAATGGGCGGATGAGTCGATTGGGATTAAAGGACGCAAAGCACTATTCGCTGCTATCAGTCAGGATCAAAATTTCCGCAAGTCTTTGTTACCCACTTCCACACCAGATATATTTAAAAATTTGGTGGAAGGAGTACCGACCGATTTTTTGACAATTGTTGGTTTTGGGGTGGGTTACAGTCCAGATGTGATTAAATCAGCGATCGCCGATTTAAAACAAGACCTGGAAGCATTAACATTATTATTAGCAGATAGTCCCTATCTACTAGGAGATGAACCAAGTTTAGCTGACCTGACGGTGGCGGGTTTATCAATTTTGCTCAAGTTTCCTGATGGCCCTTATCTAGATTTACCAGCTACCATCAGAGGCAAAGGCGTACCCTCATTAGCAGATAATCCTGATTATGCACCATTCTTTGCTTGGCGCGATCGCCTTTATGCTCAATTTCGCAAACCGTTAATCAACATACCTCCATTAGGAAGCGCGCCAACTTCTATTCAGATTGAATAATCATTGGTCATTGGTCATTTGTAGCTAGCTCAAAACTCTTGACAAAGGACAACTGACCAATAAAAATTTCTACTCATAATTGTGAGCAACTTTTGGATTCTACAATCAGAATTCAACATAATAAGGAGAATAAACCATAGGAGAGAATCACTTGTGACAACTGACCAATGACAAATCACAAATGACCAATGACAAACTCAGGACAACCATTAGGTTCAGTCATCCAAGGCTCTCTAACTGGGGGTCTAGAAGTAAGATTACACGCTGATATATCTGTTGAAGATATGCGGGTGGGAAAATTTTTAGTTGTGCAAGGGATGCGATCGCGTTTTTTCTGTATGCTAACAGATGTCGCCCTGGGAACTGCAAATGCCCGCATCATCGCCAACCCTCCCAATTGGGAAGACACTTTCTTAAGAGAAATTTTAGCAGGTAGCAGTACCTACGGTACTATCAACCTCGCGCCGATGTTGATGTTTACCCCCGAATCTGAGGAATCTTTTTCCCCAACTAACGGTAAGTCAGCAAATCCTTTCATGCCATCAATTACAGGTTTGGCATCTTTCCAGCCCCAAACCAGTACTACCATGGAATTGCTGCCGGTCAAAACTATTCCCAGCCATTTTAGCCAAGTTTATGAAGCGAGCGAAGAAGATTTCCGCCGCGTGTTTGGTTGGGAAGATGACACCCAAAGAAAGAATTTTTCTATTGGGAAGCCGCTGGATATGGATGTACCAGTTTGCATTGATTTAGACCGATTTGTGGAACGGAGTAACGGGGTTTTTGGGAAATCGGGAACAGGTAAATCCTTTCTGACACGGTTACTGTTGGCGGGGATAGTCCGCAAAAATGCAGCAGTAAACTTGATTTTTGATATGCATTCTGAATATGGCTGGCAAGCTGTTTGTGAGGGGAAGCAATATAGTACAGTTAAAGGCTTAAAGCAGTTATTCCCTGGTAAAGTCGAAGTGTATACCCTTGACCCTGAATCGACGAAGCGCCGGGGGGTAAGGGATGCACAAGAGCTGTATTTGAGTTATGAGCAAATTAAAATTGAAGACGTCAAATTATGCTCTCGTGATTTAGGACTGTCAGAAGCAGCTTTGGATAATGCGAATATTCTGTATGCAGAATTTGGCAAAGCTTGGATTTTGCAGTTGATGAATATGACAAATGAAGAAATCAAGCTGTTCTGCGACGAGAAGCGCGGACACCAAGGCTCGATTATGTCATTGCAGCGCAAACTGCTCAGGCTAGATAATTTAAAGTATATGCGGGCAGCTTGTCCCCAAAATTATATCGATCAAATTTTGCGATCGCTCGAAGCCGGAAAACATGTCGTGGTTGAATTTGGCTCGCAATCAGATA is a genomic window of Fortiea contorta PCC 7126 containing:
- a CDS encoding cation:proton antiporter translates to MQFIDMVGFSFPLLATATAPVDNSMVIAAVLLSLVVIYLASKVGGELSNRLGLPPVLGELVAGVLVGLSVLHLLVFPEGGTDSSSSVIISFLQSTGGLSPQAAQGVFVAQSEVISVLAELGVIILLFEIGLESNLKDLMAVGPQAFVVAVVGVVTPFAAGTIGLMTLFGISAVPAIFAGAALTATSIGITSKVLSEIGRLNSREGQIILGAAIIDDVLGIIVLAVVASLAKDGEVDVYKVIYLIVSATAFLLGAILLGNVFNQAFVKVVNVLKTRGELVIPAFIFAFVMAYLAAAIQLEAILGAFAAGLVLEETDKRKELQKQVIPIADMLVPIFFVTVGAKTDLGVLNPAIPSNQEGLVMAIFLITVAIIGKVVTGLSVFGQPGINRLAIGVGMIPRGEVGLVFAGVGAASGALSKPLGAAIIMMVILTTFLAPPLLRFVFPDPETATTSSGESTADIQES
- a CDS encoding SIMPL domain-containing protein → MHRAAVSGSLFRAGNFWKVVPWTLVLCLVFVQPGSAQEKERLARTLSVSGRGVESIPTTLSQVNLGVEVQGKTAAEVQQEAARRSSAVVALLKSRNVDKLQTTGISLNPVYSYTNNVQRITGYAASNTVSFRIATEKAGTLLDEAVKAGASQISGVSFVASDEAIASAQKQALKEATQDARQQADAVFSALGFQAKEVVSIQINNASAPPPPILLQRAEAKGNAGNISITPVVGGEQQVEASVTLQISY
- a CDS encoding single-stranded DNA-binding protein, with the protein product MSINVITLVGRVGSDPDIKYFESGSVKCRLTLAVKRRSRNSDEPDWFTLELWDKTAEVAGNYVRKGSLIGIKGALKFDTWSDRNSGVTRSTPIVRVDQLELLGSKRDGEGGVDLPPENF
- a CDS encoding rod shape-determining protein, with the translated sequence MGIDLGTANTLVYVSGKGIVLQEPSVVAIDQNEKVALAVGEDAKKMLGRTPGNVIALRPLRDGVIADFDTAELMLKSFIQRVNEGKSLILPRIVIGIPSGVTGVERRAVMDAASQAGAREVYLIDEPVAAAIGAGLPVEEPTGNMIIDIGGGTTEVAVLSLQGTVISESVRIAGDELTEAIIQYMKKVHNLVIGERTAEDIKIRIGSAYPTQEDGDSMMEVRGLHLLSGLPRTVTIKGPEIRESMLEPLSVIIEAVKRTLERTPPELAADIIDRGIMLAGGGALLKGIDTLISHETGIVTHIAADPLSCVVLGTGRVLENFKQLERVFSGRSRNM
- the mreC gene encoding rod shape-determining protein MreC, with protein sequence MVTLRRWWDRKALQVGLIALTLGSAWTLRQTQGALLLELYQGITRPLQMLQAGPTPEEQLRDARVLELQTRIVELESQNKKIKDLLNYVEQQPLTARPIPARVVGRSADHWWQQVTLNRGKNSGIEEGFVVKAEGGLVGLVESVTPNTSRVLLISDLKSQVGVTVSRTAAKGVLQGDSSSEAVLEFLEKVPNVKVGDLVSTSTYSKKFPAGLAVGRIKSLDLKKQPTSVAKVELFPPIRSLDWVAVYPKPEDPELENQATIKLESPKPN
- the mreD gene encoding rod shape-determining protein MreD gives rise to the protein MKIPAFGNRRQKKPKSPEQKFQISTKPLASWRPQSLRLLDLTVTVGSVLLCLLMLPTRLPGMELLGIGPNWLLIWVVAWSVKRTVWAGAFAGIVLGLLQDAMTSPHPSHAVTLGVVGALTSLLQKQRFIEEDFISIALIVFAMAVIAETIFGLQLTFAADGYGGQSLRKAEYIWTYYQRVALASAILSSLWAPIVYYPLNRWWQQIKLLEQS
- the ribD gene encoding bifunctional diaminohydroxyphosphoribosylaminopyrimidine deaminase/5-amino-6-(5-phosphoribosylamino)uracil reductase RibD; translation: MDNSPGTPEADASLPDSTKNTIPSDFDFCMMRRCLELARRALGRTSPNPLVGAVVVKNGVIIGEGFHPRAGEPHAEVFALKAAGDAARGATVYVNLEPCNHYGRTPPCSEGLIKAGVAKVVVGMVDPNPLVAGGGIARLRAAGIEVLVGVEQEACQRLNEGFVHRILYQRPLGILKYAMTLDGKIATTSGNSTWVTNQDARSEVHQLRATCDAVIVGGNTVRQDNPYLTSHQVEAHNPLRVVMSRQLNLPSNAHLWHTAEASTLVLTEVGSSPDFQAMLRQKGVEVVELTSLTPERVMTHLYERGFCSVLWECGGTLAASAIAQGAVQKVLAFIAPKIIGGNHAPTPVGDLGLTSMTQALPLERVRWRVVGSDCLVEGYLSQTKS
- a CDS encoding fasciclin domain-containing protein; translation: MKANYSQLLAKIAGLVGISSLSLVVALPSQAKEVVNPNPSIFSEAPYNRSQRVETNTQYIPGESATEATKGVIPSRNLVAQQSKPGKLNPRPSIFNEPPYNRGGSGAPAEAAPAPAPTPEVTPTNPPATETPSTSTPTETAPAAGTTDTEGKNLVALAESNTSLTTLTKALKAAGLTETLQGNDNFTIFAPTDAAFAKLPADAVRDLLKPENKEVLVKLLTYHVVRGQVLSKDLKSGEVKSIEGGAINVKVDPATGVNVNDAKVTTADIKAKNGVIHAIDSVLLPPDL
- a CDS encoding glutathione S-transferase family protein; this translates as MLELYQWELSQYSEKVRLILDYKGLEYRKIEVTPGIGQVELFRLTGQRQVPVLKDGSRYIADSTEIAKYLELRYPDRPLLPSDPKKRGLALLMEEWADESIGIKGRKALFAAISQDQNFRKSLLPTSTPDIFKNLVEGVPTDFLTIVGFGVGYSPDVIKSAIADLKQDLEALTLLLADSPYLLGDEPSLADLTVAGLSILLKFPDGPYLDLPATIRGKGVPSLADNPDYAPFFAWRDRLYAQFRKPLINIPPLGSAPTSIQIE